The following are from one region of the Ictalurus furcatus strain D&B chromosome 11, Billie_1.0, whole genome shotgun sequence genome:
- the abhd14b gene encoding protein ABHD14B, with amino-acid sequence MSAVKITEGRVSVGMCSQSLFYRQALPSAGEPKLCVLLLHGIRFSSQNWLSIGSLNALAEAGYRALAIDLPGLGESKAAEAPAVVGEPAPAEFLRQVCDGLNTGPVVVISPSLSGMYSLPFLFQHSEQLKAYIPVAPICTDKFKAEEYKAVQVRTLIVYGDQDTQLGEVSLNNLKNLPNHKVVVMQGAGHPCYLDDPVTWHKVVLEFLHTLL; translated from the exons ATGTCAGCGGTTAAAATAACCGAGGGAAGGGTGAGTGTGGGAATGTGTAGCCAGTCGTTGTTTTACCGCCAGGCTCTTCCCTCAGCTGGAGAGCCTAAGCTGTGTGTTTTGCTGCTGCACGGGATCCGATTCTCCTCACAGAACTGGCTCAGTATCGGTTCTCTCAACGCCCTGGCTGAGGCTGGATACCGGGCCTTGGCTATAGACCTACCAG GCCTGGGCGAGTCGAAGGCAGCAGAGGCCCCTGCAGTGGTGGGTGAGCCGGCCCCTGCGGAGTTTCTGAGGCAGGTGTGTGACGGCTTGAACACCGGGCCTGTAGTGGTGATCAGCCCCTCTCTAAGTGGCATGTATTCGCTGCCCTTTCTCTTCCAGCACTCTGAACAGTTGAAAGCCTATATTCCTGTTGCTCCCATCTGCACGGACAAGTTCAAGGCTGAAGAGTACAAGGCTGTACAG gTCCGCACTCTTATCGTGTATGGAGATCAGGACACTCAGTTAGGGGAAGTATCACTAAACAACCTGAAGAATCTGCCCAATCACAAGGTGGTGGTGATGCAGGGGGCTGGGCATCCCTGTTACCTTGATGACCCAGTGACTTGGCATAAAGTTGTTCTCGAGTTTTTGCACACGCTTTTGTAA